The genomic window CCGCGAGCAGGTCGTGCACCCGCTCGTCGTCGGGCGAGGCGTCGCGCCTCCCGGAGAGGAGCTCGATCGCCTTCGCCCACTGCCCCTCCTTGATGAGACGCTCCGCCTCGGCGACGGCGCCGGAGTCGTCCGCGGGCGGCGGCGTCCCCGACGTCTTCTGCCGGAGCCGCTCCACCGCCGCCATCGCATCCGCCGCGTCGGGGGCATTGATATGCGCGTCGAGGTACGCCTGGTAGTGCCGGAGCGCGTCCCCCGGCCGTTCCAGCTCCGTCTCGCAGATCCGCGCGGCGGCGAGCTGCGCGCGCCCCGCCCCCGCCCCGCCCTTGGCGGCGATCCTCTCGTACAGCTCGACCGCCCGGGCGTGGTCGCCCTGCTCCTCGAAGGCGCGCGCCGCCTGCTCCTGTTCCTCCGGAGACTCCTCGATCGCCGTCCTGACCTCCGGCCGCTCCAGCAGCCCCTGCACGATCCTGGCCACCGCCTCCGCGCGGGGCCCTCCGGGCGAGAGGTCGAGGTAGCGCCGGTAGGCGATCACGGCGTCGGCGGGCCGCTCCAGGTGCGACTGGTAGAGGATCCCGAGGTTGTAGTGGCCGGTGGCGAGCGACGGGTCGAGCTCCACGGCGCGCCTGAACTGGTCGGCGGCCTTGTCGTAGAGCCCCACCTTGCCGTAGCAGACGCCGAGCTGGTTGTACGCCTTGCTGAAACGCGGGTTCACCCGCAGCGCCGTCTGGAGCTCGGCGATCGCCTGCTCGTAGTTGCCGCTCTCCTTGTAGCGGAGCGCGAGCTCGTAGTGGCGCGCATCCCTCTGCCCGCAGCCGGTGAGGGCGGCGGCGAGGACGCACGGGACGATGAGGCGAACGACCCGGTTCATCAGATCTCCGAAAATCGGCTGCGGGCACCGGTTCGGTCCCCGCAAAGGGATAGTGTACACTCTTCCGCGGGGCGCGGGCAATGAAATACGGGCCATCGGTTCGCCGCGGGGGAGACGGGGAAGGCGCGGCGCCGCCGGCAGGTCCGGGTTCACCCGGCGCATGCGCCGTACGGGCGCGCCGATGGGGATGCCGGCTTCCCGGGGCGCGCCGGTTCCCTTTTCAGGCGCGGTCCGGGATCGTCGCGGGCGTCAAGGCTTCCTGCGGAAGGAGAACGCGCCCTTCCCGTCGACGTCGACCTCGACGGCGTCGCCCTCGCGGAACCCCCCCTCGAGCAGGGCGAGGGCGAGCGGGTCCTGGAGGGAACGCTGGATGACCCGCTTGAGCGGGCGCGCCCCGTAGTCGGGGTCGTAGCCGAGGCGGGCGATTTCGCGCCGGGCGGCCGGGCTGATCGTGAGGGCGATGCGCCGCTCCTGGAGGCGCGCGGCAAGGAGGCCGATCTGGATATCGACGATCCGGGCGATCTCCTTCTCGCCGAGGGAGCGGAAGACGACGATCTCGTCCACGCGGTTGAGGAACTCCGGGCGGAACTGCTCCTTGAGCGCCGCGATGATCCGCTCGCGGACCGCCGCCTCGCCCGCGCCGGCCGACTCCTGGAGCATCCGGGAGCCGACGTTGGAGGTCATGATGAGCACGGCGTTCTTGAAATCGACCGTCCGCCCGTGCCCGTCGGTCAGGCGCCCGTCGTCCATGACCTGGAGGAGGACGTTGAAGACGTCCGGGTGCGCCTTCTCGATCTCGTCGAGGAGGAGGACGGTGTACGGGCGGCGGCGCACCTTCTCGGTGAGCTGCCCCCCCTCCTCGAAGCCGACGTAGCCCGGCGGGGCGCCGATGAGCCGGGCGACCGAGTGCTTCTCCATGTACTCCGACATGTCGATCCGGACCATCGCGCTCTCGCTGTCGAAGAGGAACTCCGCGAGGGCGCGGGCGAGCTCCGTCTTCCCGACGCCGGTGGGGCCGACGAAGATGAACGAGCCGATGGGCCGGTGCGGGTCCCCGAGACCCGCGCGCGCCCGGCGGACCGCGTTCGAGATTGCGGCGATCGCCTCGTCCTGCCCGACGACCCGTTCCCGGAGCCGCTCCTCCATCCGGACGAGCTTCTCCTTCTCCCCCTCGACCAGGCGGGAGACCGGGATGCCGGTCCACGAGGAGACCACCTCGGCGATATCCTCCTCGTCGACCTCCTCCTTCAGCATCTTCCGTTCCTTCTGGATCTCGGCGAGACGGCGGTTCGCCTCGTCGAGCCCCTTCTGCAGCCCCGCGAGGACGCCGTAGCGGTACTCGGCGGCCTTGGCGAGATCGCCCTCGCGCTCCGCGATCCCCTCGCGCGCCTTGGCGTCCTCGATCCCGCGTGTCGCCTCGCGGATCCGGGCGATCGCGGCCTTCTCCGCCTCCCAGTGCGCCCGCATCCCGTCGCGCGACTCCTTCTCCTCGGCGAGCTGGCGCTCGATCTTCTTCTGGCGCTCGCGAGACGCCCTGTCCTTCTCCTTGCCGAGCGCCTGCCGCTCGATCTCGAGCTGCATGATGCGCCGCTCGACCTCGTCGAGTTCCGTGGGGCGGCTGTCGATCTCCATCTTCAGGCGCGACGCCGCCTCGTCCACGAGGTCGATCGCCTTGTCCGGGAGGAACCGGTCGGCGATGTAGCGGTGCGAGAGCGTCGCCGCGGCGACGAGCGCCCCGTCCCGTATCCGGACGCCGTGGTGCACCTCGTAGCGGTGCTTCAGACCGCGCAGGATGGCGATGGTGTCCTCGACCGACGGCTCCCCGGTGAAGACCGGCTGGAAACGGCGCTCCAGCGCGGCGTCCTTCTCGATATGCTTCCGGTACTCGTCGAGCGTGGTCGCGCCGACGCAGCGGAGTTCGCCGCGGGCGAGCATCGGTTTGAGCAGGTTCGAGGCGTCGACCGCCCCCTCGGCCGAGCCCGCGCCGACGAGCGTGTGCAGCTCGTCGATGAAGAGGATGATCTCGCCCGCCGCGGAGCCGATCTCCTTGAGGAGCGCCTTCATCCGCTCCTCGAACTCGCCCCGGAACTTCGCCCCGGCGATGAGCGCCCCGAGGTCGAGGGCGAGCAGGCGCTTGTTCTTGAGCCCCTCGGGGACGTCGCCCGAGGCGATCCGCTGGGCGAGCCCCTCGGCGATGGCGGTCTTGCCGACGCCGGGCTCGCCGATGAGGACCGGGTTGTTCTTGGTCCTGCGGGAGAGCACCTGCATCACCCGCCGTATCTCGTCGTCCCTCCCGATCACCGGGTCGAGCTTGTCGCGGCGGGCGAGCGCGGTGAGGTCGCGCGTGAACCGCTCGAGGGCGCGGTACTTGCCCTCGGGGCTCTGATCGGTGACCCGGTGACTCCCGCGGATCTTGACGAGCGCCTTGAGGAGGCGGTCGCGGTCGAGCCCGAGCCGATGCAGGATCTCCGCCGTCTCGCCCGCCCCGTTCGCCGTCAACGCCAGGAGGAGATGCTCGACGCTGACGTAGTCGTCCTGGAGCGCGGCGGCCTCGCGGGACGCCTCCTCCAAAACGAACCGGAGCTCCCTGCCGGGCGAGGGCGGCGCGGCCATGGCGCCGTGGACGCGGGGGGTCTTCTCGATGCTCCGCCGGAGCTCCTGTTCGACCGCGCCCGGCTGCACCCCCGCCTGCGCCAGGAGCGGCGGGGTCACCCCGTCGGCCTGGGCGAGCATGGCGAGGAGGAGGTGCCCCGGGGAGAGCTCCTGCTGGTTCTCCTCCCCGGCGATGCGCTGCGCCTCGGCGAGCGCCTCCTGGGACTTGAGCGTCAGCGTGTCGTGCCGCATGGGGATATCAGCGCCTCCGCGAAACGGACGGGATGCGATCCTTCCGCCGCCGATGCCGGGGATCTTCACGGATCGGCGAAGATCCGCCGATCCGCGGCGCCCCCTACCTCCTCGGCTTCCTGCCGCCCCCGGCCTTTTTCAGGAGGACGGACTCGATCGTCGCGACGAGCCCCTCCTCGGTGAACGGCTTGGTCACGTAGGCGTCCGCGCCGAGCTTGAGCCCCTTCTCGATGTCGACCTTCTTGTCGAGCGCCGAGATGATGACCACCGGGATCTCCCGCGTCGCCGGGTTCTTCTTGAAGACGTCGCAGTACCAGTAGCCGGAGAAGAACGGCATCATGATGTCGAGGATGATCATCCGCGTGGGAGAGGAGAGCACCTTGGGGATCGCCTCGACGCCGTCGGACGCCGTCACCGCGTCGTAGCCGTGCCGTTCGACGATCTTGGCGATCATCTCCGCGACGTGGGCGTCGTCCTCGATCACCAGGATCCTGCCCTTCCTCGCGACGGAGGGGCTCATCGGAGGGCGGTCTCCTCCTCGCGAAGGCCTCCCCTCTCCTCCTCCGGGAGATCGTCGGGAGGCGGGGGCTCCTCCTCGGGGAGCTCGAGGAGGAAGAGCGCCGCGTCCTCCATCTTCACCTTCTCGGCGGGCGGTTCGATCAAGAAGATCGGCACCAGCACCTCGAGCGAGAGGTTCAGGCACGCATAGACCGAGAGGCGCTTCCCCAACTTCCCGCGGTCGTCGATCACGTCGAGGCAGCGGGCGCCGTCCGCGGCGCCGGCGGCGATGAAGAGGTGCTTGTACTCCTCCCCCCGCTCGAGGAACGCGGCGGTCTGCTCGATACCCGCGCCGATGAGGCGCTCGCTGCCGCGGGCCGGGGCGAGCTCGGTCTTGCGGCTCCCGACGGCCATCTTGAGCAGCAGCCCCTTGGCGTGCGGCACCGCCCCGGTCCGCCGCGTCTCGAGCACGCTGCCGACCGTGAGCGGGGGGGCCTTCTTCGCCAGATCCCGGAGGAACGCCGCCACCTCCTTCTGCGACGAGAGGAAGACGATGCCCGCGACCTTGTACGGCCCCTCGGGGGTGTTCCTCCCGTAGATGTGCCCGGTGAGTTTCAGGGTGCTGCCGCTCTGCCGGAGATCGCGGAAGATGTGTTCCGGTTTCAGCTTGATCCACTTGCTGTCGCCGCCGAAGAGCGGGACGAAGGGGATGATCAGGTCCGCCTTGTCCCCCTCGGCGCCGAAGGTGACGGTGAGCTTCTCGGTGAGCGGGGCGGGGCGGGCGGGCGTGCTCCTGCCGCCGAGGAACGCCTCGATCTTCTCGAAGCCGAAGAAGAGGAGCGCCCCCGCGCTGTAGAAGGCGTAGAGGAACGGCTTCCGCGCCCAGCGGTACCACTCGACCGCCGGCCTCTTCTTCCGCGCACTCATCGTTCGCCCCCCGCCGGAACCGCCGCTAGTCGTTGACGACGCTGAACCCGAAGTAGTGCACCGTGAGGTCCCGGCTGTCGCTGAACGCGGCGGCGAGCCGTTTCTGGAGGTAGTCGAGCACCTCCTTACGCCGCCGCTGTACGTCGAAGTCGCGCGTGCGCTCGTCCACGCCCTCCAGCGGAAGGTCCGCCTTGAAACTCACCTCGGAGTAGATCCGCAACATCGCCATCACGCCCCTCCTCTCCCCCTCTCGCGCCGCTCACATCCTCCCCATGTGCAGGAAGGCGCTGATCTGGGGGCCGAACTTCACGATGAGCCCCGCCACCACGACGCTCACCATGCTCATCAGCTTGATGAGGATGTTGAGCGAGGGACCGGCAGTGTCCTTGAACGGGTCGCCGACGGTGTCGCCCACGACCCCGGCCTTGTGGGCGGCCGAGCCTTTGCCGCCGTGGTGCCCCTGCTCGATATGCTTCTTCGCGTTGTCCCATGCGCCGCCCGAGTTGGCGAGCATGACCGCCAAAACGAATCCGGTCGCCGTGGCCCCCGCGAGGAACCCCATCACGCCCGCGACGCCCAGCACGAGCCCCACCAGGATCGGGACGACGATCGCGCTGATGGAGGGGAGCATCATCTCCCGCTGCGCCCCCTTCGTGGAGATCGCGACGCAGGAGGCGTAGTCGGGCACCGCCTTCCCCTCCAGCAGCCCCTTGATCTCCTTGAACTGGCGCCGGACCTCCTCAACCATCCGCCGTGCGGCGCGCCCGACCGCCAGCATCGAGAGCGCGCAGAAGACGAAGACCATCATCGCGCCGAGGAAGAGGCCGACGAGCACCTTGGGGTTCAGGAGCGTGACCTCGTACTGGGCCATGAAGAAGTCGAGGTTCGCCTTCTGGATTGTCGCGGCGTCGAACGCCTTCGTGCCGATCCGGGCGAGCCCGTCGGCGCTCGTGGAGGCGACGCGGACGAGGCCGATGCGCACCTCCTCGATGTAGGCCGCCAGGAGGGCGAGCGCGGTGAGCGCCGCGGAACCGATCGCGTACCCTTTGCCGGTCGCGGCGGTCGTGTTGCCGAGCGAATCGAGCGCGTCGGTTCTTTCGCGCACGCCCGGTTCGAGCCCGCTCATCTCGGCGTTGCCGCCCGCGTTGTCCGCGATCGGACCGTAGGCGTCGGTCGCGAGGGTGATCCCGAGGGTCGAGAGCATCCCCACGGCGGCGAGCCCCACGCCGTAGAGCCCGTGCTCGGGGTTCGTGAAACCGCCGGCGAAGCCGTAGGCCAGGATGGTCGCCACGCCGATCGTGACCACCCCGGGCCAGGTGGAGAGCATCCCCACCGACATCCCCTCGATGATGACCGTGGCGGATCCGGTGAGCGACTGCGATGCGACCTGCCGGGTCGGGGGGTAGTCCTGCGAGGTGTAGTACTCCGTCGCCTTGCCGATGATCCATCCCGCGCAGAGCCCGGCGACGATCGAGCCGAAGAGGCCGAAGTGCCCCGGCAGCATCCACGGGACGAGGAAGAACGACACCGCGCAAATCCCGACGATGCTCAGGTTCACCCCGCGGGCGAGCGCCTTGAGCAGCTCCTTCTGCGTCGCCGTCTCCCCGCTCCGGACGAAGAAGATCCCGACGATAGAGAGGAAGACGCCGATCCCGGCGATCATCATCGGCAGGAGGACCGACCTGAGCATCAGGACGGAATTGCCGGAGAACGCCGCGACGCCGAGGGCGGCCGTGGCGAGGATGGAGCCGCAGTAGGATTCGTACAGATCCGCCCCCATCCCCGCGACATCCCCGACGTTGTCGCCCACATTGTCGGCGATGGAGGCGGGATTGCGGGGGTCATCCTCGGGGATCTCCGCCTCGATCTTGCCCACCAGGTCGGCGCCGACGTCCGCCGCCTTCGTGAATATACCGCCCCCGACGCGCGCGAAGAGCGCCTGGGTGCTCGCCCCCATCCCGAAGCAGAGCATCGTGACCGTGGTCTCGACGAGGCCGAGGCCGACGATGCTGTTGAGCAGGTAGAACCAGATACAGATGTCCAGGAGCCCGAGGCCGACGCAGACCAGCCCCATCACGGCGCCGCTCCGGAAGGCGATCTGGAGGGCGCTGTTGAGGGAGCTGCGGGCGGCGTGCGCGGTGCGGGCGCTCGCGTGGGTCGCGGTCTTCATCCCGATGAACCCGCAGAGGCCGGAGAAGAACCCGCCGGTGAGGAAGGCGAACGGGACCCATTTCGACTGGACCTGCAGCACGAAGGCGAGGAAGGCGAAGAAGAGCCCTGCGACGACGAAACACCAGAAGACGACCTTGTACTGCTGCCGCAGGTAGGCGCGGGCGCCGGTGCGCACGTACGAGGCGATCTCCTTCATCCGATCGGTGCCCTCGGATGCGCGGATCATGGAGCGGTAGAAGAATCCCGCGACGACGAGCGCGGCGACGGAGGCGATCGGGGCGATGAGCCAGGAGAGGGGGAGCGGCGCCGTCTCCGCGACCGCCTCCGGCAGGGCCGATGCCGCGCGCGCCCCGAGCCCCGCCGCCAGCGCACACAGACGCACGATGCTGTTCTTCACGTATGACCTCCTTCTAAATGATCACACCCGGGGTGAATATTGCCGCTCGCCCACCCGGTTGTCAATCGCATTCTGATCCCCCGCCTCCCCGGGCCGGCGGTCAGGGACCGTCCATCAGCCGTTTCACCAGGCGGACGATCTCGCCGGCGTTCCGCGCGTAGCCGTCCGCGCCTATCTTGCGCGCGTAGGCGGGGGTGACGACCGCCCCCCCCACCATCACCTTCTGGGCCATCCCCCTGCGTTTGAGCTCGGCGATGACCGTCTCCATCTGCCGCATCGTGGTGGTCATCAGGGCGGAGAGCCCGACGAGTTGGGCCCCGGTCGCCGCCGCCTGCTCCGCGATCAGCTCGGCCGGCACGTTCCGGCCGAGGTCCGTGACCTCGTAGCCGTAGTTCTCGAGGACGGTGCAGCAGATGTTCTTGCCGATGTCGTGGACATCCCCCAGGACCGTGGCCATCAGGATCCTGCCCCGCGACGGCATCCGCTCCCCCTTCATCTCGCGCTTCAGGCGCGCGAAGGCGGCCTGGACGGTCTCCGCGGCGAGGATCATCTGCGGCAGGAAGATCTCGCGGCGTTCGAAGCGCGCCCCGACCTCCTCGAGCGCGGGGGCCAGCATCGCCACGTTGATCTCGAGGGGCGGGATCCCCATCGAGAGCGCCGCCTCGAGGGGCGGGATGACCCCGTCCCGGTCGCCGGCGAGGATAGCGGCGAGGAGCCGCTCGCGCACCCGCGCGGCGTCCTTTGCGGGCTCCTCGGGCGCGGAGGGCGCGGCCGGCCCGGCGGCGCGCGCGCCGGCGATGAAGTCGCGCGCGCCGGGATCCTTCCCGGCGAGCACGCGCGCGGCGCCCAGGACGCGCATCACGAGCCCGTCCGCGGGGTTGCAGATGACCGCGTCGAGGCCCGCCTCCACCGCCATCGCGAGGAACGCCGCGTTCAGGCTGCTCCGCCCGGGGAGGCCGTGGGAGACGTTGCTGAGGCCCATCACCGTCTGCCAGCCGCGGGCCTTCAGCATCCGCAACGTCTCCAGCGTCACCGCGGGCTGCGCCTGCGAGGCCGCGGCGGCCATCACGAGCGGATCGACCAGGATATCCTCGCGCCGCAGCCCCGCCCTGACCGCGCTCGCCGCCACCTCCTCGGCGAGCGCGACCCTCCGCGCGGCGGTCTCCGGGATCCCCTTCCCCGAGAGCGGCAGCACGATGATCGCCGCTCCGTGGAGGCGGGCGAGGGCGAGCAGTCTCGGCATCGACCCCCCGTCCGCGGTGATTGAGTTGACCAGCGCGCGCCCCTCCACCTCCCGCAGCCCCGCCTCGAGCGCCTCGGGGCTGCTCGAGTCGATGACGAGGGGGGCGTCGACGCAACGCTGCACGACGCGCGCCGCGCGCGCCATCAGCTCCGTCTCCGAAACCGCGCCCACGCCGAGCGTCTCGCCGTGGGCGCCGGCGTTCAGATCCAGCAGCTGCGCCCCCTCCCGGACCTGGGCGGTCGCCGCGTCGCGCACCGGGGCCGTATCGCCGCGGATGAAGAGGCGCGCCATCTCCGCCTGGACGCTCAGGTTGATCCGCTCGCCGATGACGAGCGGTCCGCGGGAGGGATCGAGCGATACCGCCCGCACGCGGCTGCACAGCCGGAGGCGGTCCGGCACCGCGCGCCGCGCCGGCCTCCTCCGCCCGAGCGCCGCGGCCATCGCCTTGATGTGCGCGGGGGTCGTCCCGCAGCACCCCCCGATCAGGTTCGCGCCTGCGGCCGCGAACCGATCGGCGAACGCCGCCATCTCGGCGGGGCTCTTCCGGAAGACGGTTTTGCCGTCGACGAGCTCGGGGAGCCCCGCGTTGGGGAGCACGGAGAGGCACGCCGGGGCGACGCCCGCCATCGCCTCCAGGAGCGGGAGCATCTCCTCCGGCCCCAGGCTGCAGTTCACCCCGACCGCGGCGGCGCCGGAGGCGGCGAGCACGATGGCCGCGACGTCGGGCGGGGTCCCCGAGAAGGTCCTCCCGTCCTCGCCGAAGGTCGCGTGGGCGACCACCGGGATGTCGGAGACCTCGCGCGCGGCGACCAGCGCCGCTTTCGCCTCGCGGATATCCGAGAAGGTCTCGAGGAAGAGGGCATCCGCCCCCGCGCGCGCGAGCGCGCGCATCTGCTCGCGGAACGTTTCGACCGCCTCGTCGAACGTCAGCGCGCCCAACGGGGCGAGCTGCGCCCCGAGCGGGCCTACCGAGCCGGCCACGTAGGCCCTGCCGCCGGCCGCCTTCCGTGCCAGGCGCACCGCCTCGCGGTTGATGCGCTCGACATCCGCCTCCAGACCGTAGTCGGCGAGCTTGCGGCGGTTGGCGCCGAAGCTGTTCGTCTCGATCACCTCGGCCCCCGCGTCGAGGTACCGCGTGTGGATGTCGACGACGAGGGCCGGGCGGCCGAGGATGGCCTCCTCCGGGCAGCCGCCGTCGGGGAGCCCCCCCTCCTGGAGCATCGTCCCCATCGCCCCGTCGACAAGGAGCACGCGCTCCCGCATCGCGTCCAGAAACGGTTTCATGATGTATGTCGCGGATCACCGCGGATCAGAACGAAGAGAAAATCTTGCCGCGGATTGACACGGATGAACATGGATCGATTCTGTCTTGTGACCTCCGGATAGTGTCGTTACCCGTGTCTATCCGCACACATCCGTGGCACGAGATATCTCTATCCCCCGCCGCGCGGCACCCAGCCCACGACCGCCGTCACCGACTTCTCCGGGACCAAAATGCACCCCCGGCCCGCCGAGATCCCGATCCGCTCCGCCCCGAGCGCCGCCAGCACCCCCGGCTGCGCATCGAGCGCCCAATCGCCGTAGCCGGGACTGAACCGCCGGGTGAGCTCAAACCCCTCCTTCGCCGCCTCCCGCCCCAGCGAAGCCGCCGCGGCCTCCACGACCGCCTCGACCGCCTCCGAGCCGTAGGCGTCGAGGATCATCGCCTCGGTCATCCTCTTCTCTCGCATCAGGCGCTCCGCGGCGGACGTGAGTGCCGCACCGACGGTCGCCCCGATGAACGTCGCGCAGCTGCAGGGGGCGAGCAGCTCCGCCACCCGGGCGCTCCGGATGGCGAACGGCGTCTCCTTGAATTCGACGACCCCGCCGGCGTTGCGCCTGATACGGAACGTCGCCCGCACCGCGGCGGGGGCGGCGAGCGCTTCCCCCTCCCCGATGCCCCGGGCGACCAGCGCCGCGAGCGCCGGCGCCCCCCGCGCGGCGGAGGGCCCCATCCCCATCCGCCGCAGAACGGCCTCCGCCGCGACCGCCGTTCCGATCTCCCGGAAGACGCCGTCGGAGGAACTCATCCCCAGAGCGCCCAGGCCACGCCGAGCGCGATGCAGTAGCAGCCGAACCAGGCGATCCCGCCCCTCTCGACCGCGCCGTTGAGGACCCTGATCGCCACAAGACCGCTCGCGCAGGAGACCGCCGCGGAGGCGGCGAGCGCCGCGACGCCGAAATTCTCCGCCGCGGATCCGATCTCGGGCAGGTGCATGAGGGCGGCGCCCAGCATCGCGGGGGCGGCCATCATGAACGCAAACTCCACCGCCCGCCGCCGCCCGACCCCGGCGAGAAGGCCCGCCCCCACGGTCATGCCCGATCTCGAGATGCCGGGGGGAAGGGCGAGGGCCTGCGCGCACCCGATGAGGAGCGCCCTCCCCCACCCGATCTCCGCGTCTGCCGGACGGGCGCGCCCCGCGGCGACGAGGAAGACGCCGCCCGCGACGAGCCCCGCCGCGGCCATCCGCGGGTCGTGGAAACGCGCCTCCAGCCACCCGCGAGCGAGCACCCCCACCGCCGCGGCGGGGAGCGTGGCGACGAGGAGGAGGCCGAGGTCCCGCCGCGCGCGGGGCTCGGCGGGGTGGAGCAGGATGCGTCTCCATGCCGCGCGATAGAAGACAACCGCCGCGGCGAGCGTCCCCAGATGGAGCACCAGCTCGAGGGCGACCCCCTCGGACCGCACGCCGAGCAGGCGCTCGGCGAGCACCAGATGCGCCGTGCTCGACACCGGGAGCCACTCGGTGGCCCCCTGCACGATCCCGATCACGACGGCCTGCGGTATGGTCATAAGGCTGCCGCTCGTGCGCGCGGAGGGGCGTTCACGGATTGACGCGCCGATACCAGTCGACGAACCGCTGCACCCCCTCCTCGACCCGGACGCGGGGACTGTAGCCGAGGAGCTCGCCCGCCTTGCGGATATCCGCGCAGGTCACCGGGACGTCCCCCGGCTGATCGGGGAGCGATTTCACGACCGCCTTTTTCCCGACGGCGCGCTCGATCGCCGCGATGAGCGCCCTGAGCTCCACGGTCCTCGACTCGCCGAGGTTGATGACCTCGAACGGGAACGGAGTGTCGACGGCCCGCACCAGGCCGTCCAGGATGTCGTCGACGTAGGTGTAGTCGCGGCGGCTTGTCCCGTCGCCGTAGACCTCGATCGGTTCCCCGCGCAGTATCCTGCGCGTGAAACGGTGGATCGCCATCTCCGGCCGCTGCCGGGGCCCGTAGACAGTGAAGAATCGGAGGCAGGTGGCGCTGAGGCCGTGGAGGTGGTGCCAGACGTGGCAGAGGAGCTCGCAGGCCCTCTTGGTGGCCGCGTACGGGGAGATGGGGCGGTCGGCGCAGTCGTGTTCCGAGAACGGCACCTCGCTGCGCGCCCCGTAGACCGAAGAGGAGGAGCCGAAGACGAAGCGCCCCACCGCGTGCTCGCGCGCGAACTCGAGAAGGTTGAGCGTGCCGCAGCAGTTCACCTCCTCGTAGAGGAGGGGGTTTTTGAGGGAGGCGCGCACCCCCGCGCGGGCGGCCAGGTGGACAATCACCTTGAACCTGTGGCGCGCGGCGATGCCGCGGAGGACCTTCCTGTCCCTGATGTCTCCCTCGACGAGCGCGTACGACGGGTTCTTGAGGGCCGAAGCGATATTCTCCCGCTTCACGGCGGGATCGTACGAGTCGTTGAAGTCGTCGAGGCAGACCACCTCGTCGCCGCGCTCGAGCAGCCGGTCGACCAGATGAGACCCGATGAACCCCGCACCGCCGGTGACGAGGACCTTCATAACGGCACACCCCCGCCCGCCCCGCCGATCCGCGGGGCGAAGCTCCCTTCCCGGATCCTGAAGCCGGGCCCCGAACCTGCGCCCGGGGCCGGCGACGGCAGGTATGGTACCACAGTGCCGTCCAGGCGCGCAACGAAAGGCGCCGCCGCGGCGCGGTTCAGGCGGGCCGCGTCCGCCGCTGTACCCACGCCCGCCCCCGTGCTATACTGCCTGTATGCCGCGCCTCAAGATCGCGCTCCCGAAAGCGTTTCCGTTCTCCACGGAGATCCCGGTGCGTGTCGCCGACCTCAACTACGGCGGCCACCTGGGCAACGACGCGGTCCTTTCCATCGTCCACGAGGCCCGCGTCCGGTTCCTCCGGCACCACGGCTTCACGGAGGCACGGATCGGCGGGCCGGGCATCCTGATGACCGATGCCGCCGTCGTGTACGCCGCGCAGGGCTTCTGGGGCGACCCCCTGACGGTCGAGGTCGCGGTGACGGACCTTTCGCGGTGCGGCGCCGCCTTCGTCTATCGTCTCTCCAACCGCCTCTCGGGCAGGGAGATCGCCCGCGCCAGGACCGGCATCGTCTTCTTCGACTACCGGGCCGGCCGTATCGCGCGCGTCCCGGACGCGTTCGCCGCGCGCTGCGCGGGCGCCTCCTGAGGAGCCGCGAATGGCGTTCATACGACTGCGCGGCGTGCCCGGCCTCGTGTATCTCCCCGACGCGGACCCCGCCGCCCCGAAGAAGCACCCGTGCGCGGACTGCTTCTCGTGCGGCTGGTGCAGCGACGAG from Chlamydiota bacterium includes these protein-coding regions:
- a CDS encoding sodium-translocating pyrophosphatase, with the translated sequence MPEAVAETAPLPLSWLIAPIASVAALVVAGFFYRSMIRASEGTDRMKEIASYVRTGARAYLRQQYKVVFWCFVVAGLFFAFLAFVLQVQSKWVPFAFLTGGFFSGLCGFIGMKTATHASARTAHAARSSLNSALQIAFRSGAVMGLVCVGLGLLDICIWFYLLNSIVGLGLVETTVTMLCFGMGASTQALFARVGGGIFTKAADVGADLVGKIEAEIPEDDPRNPASIADNVGDNVGDVAGMGADLYESYCGSILATAALGVAAFSGNSVLMLRSVLLPMMIAGIGVFLSIVGIFFVRSGETATQKELLKALARGVNLSIVGICAVSFFLVPWMLPGHFGLFGSIVAGLCAGWIIGKATEYYTSQDYPPTRQVASQSLTGSATVIIEGMSVGMLSTWPGVVTIGVATILAYGFAGGFTNPEHGLYGVGLAAVGMLSTLGITLATDAYGPIADNAGGNAEMSGLEPGVRERTDALDSLGNTTAATGKGYAIGSAALTALALLAAYIEEVRIGLVRVASTSADGLARIGTKAFDAATIQKANLDFFMAQYEVTLLNPKVLVGLFLGAMMVFVFCALSMLAVGRAARRMVEEVRRQFKEIKGLLEGKAVPDYASCVAISTKGAQREMMLPSISAIVVPILVGLVLGVAGVMGFLAGATATGFVLAVMLANSGGAWDNAKKHIEQGHHGGKGSAAHKAGVVGDTVGDPFKDTAGPSLNILIKLMSMVSVVVAGLIVKFGPQISAFLHMGRM
- the clpB gene encoding ATP-dependent chaperone ClpB, with protein sequence MRHDTLTLKSQEALAEAQRIAGEENQQELSPGHLLLAMLAQADGVTPPLLAQAGVQPGAVEQELRRSIEKTPRVHGAMAAPPSPGRELRFVLEEASREAAALQDDYVSVEHLLLALTANGAGETAEILHRLGLDRDRLLKALVKIRGSHRVTDQSPEGKYRALERFTRDLTALARRDKLDPVIGRDDEIRRVMQVLSRRTKNNPVLIGEPGVGKTAIAEGLAQRIASGDVPEGLKNKRLLALDLGALIAGAKFRGEFEERMKALLKEIGSAAGEIILFIDELHTLVGAGSAEGAVDASNLLKPMLARGELRCVGATTLDEYRKHIEKDAALERRFQPVFTGEPSVEDTIAILRGLKHRYEVHHGVRIRDGALVAAATLSHRYIADRFLPDKAIDLVDEAASRLKMEIDSRPTELDEVERRIMQLEIERQALGKEKDRASRERQKKIERQLAEEKESRDGMRAHWEAEKAAIARIREATRGIEDAKAREGIAEREGDLAKAAEYRYGVLAGLQKGLDEANRRLAEIQKERKMLKEEVDEEDIAEVVSSWTGIPVSRLVEGEKEKLVRMEERLRERVVGQDEAIAAISNAVRRARAGLGDPHRPIGSFIFVGPTGVGKTELARALAEFLFDSESAMVRIDMSEYMEKHSVARLIGAPPGYVGFEEGGQLTEKVRRRPYTVLLLDEIEKAHPDVFNVLLQVMDDGRLTDGHGRTVDFKNAVLIMTSNVGSRMLQESAGAGEAAVRERIIAALKEQFRPEFLNRVDEIVVFRSLGEKEIARIVDIQIGLLAARLQERRIALTISPAARREIARLGYDPDYGARPLKRVIQRSLQDPLALALLEGGFREGDAVEVDVDGKGAFSFRRKP
- a CDS encoding response regulator produces the protein MSPSVARKGRILVIEDDAHVAEMIAKIVERHGYDAVTASDGVEAIPKVLSSPTRMIILDIMMPFFSGYWYCDVFKKNPATREIPVVIISALDKKVDIEKGLKLGADAYVTKPFTEEGLVATIESVLLKKAGGGRKPRR